The Pagrus major chromosome 17, Pma_NU_1.0 genome includes a region encoding these proteins:
- the cbx3b gene encoding chromobox protein homolog 3b, with protein MRKKQTAKQRKTEETTVVQEFVVEKIIRRRIFNGRVEYFLKWKGFTDADNTWEPEDNLDCPELIEEFLRNSHYTEQIEEEQNELGFIPKEEMTEQETEISCMQSQQQARTMQSNSDVLQPDDEHSDAPTNLSTYLEPECIIGSTDRQGELMFLVKWKNSDDVALLAAREASARCPQMVIDFYEQKLMWHCGDEEQ; from the exons ATGAGAAAGAAGCAGACTGCcaaacagaggaagacagaggagaCTACAGTAGTCCAGGAGTTTGTGGTGGAGAAAATAATACGCCGCAGAATATTTAATGGAAGAGTGGAGTACTTCCTGAAGTGGAAAGGCTTCACCGA TGCAGACAACACGTGGGAACCTGAGGACAATCTGGACTGTCCTGAGCTCATTGAAGAGTTCCTGAGAaacagccattacactgagcAGATTGAGGAAGAGCAAAACGAACTAGGGTTCATTCCCAAAGAAGAAATGACGGAGCAGGAGACGGAAATT TCCTGTATGCAGTCTCAGCAGCAGGCTCGCACCATGCAGAGCAACAGCGACGTCCTCCAGCCAGATGATGAGCACTCAGACGCCCCCACTAACCTCAGCACTTACCTCGAGCCTGAATGCATCATCGgctccacagacagacagggagagctCATGTTCCTAGTCAAATG GAAGAACTCTGACGATGTGGCCCTGCTGGCGGCCCGCGAAGCCAGCGCCAGGTGTCCCCAGATGGTTATCGACTTCTACGAGCAGAAGCTGATGTGGCACTGCGGAGACGAGGAgcagtga
- the snx10b gene encoding sorting nexin-10B isoform X2: MREESDNAVSQIVSVWVRDPRIQKNDFWHAYIDYEICLHTDSVCFTKKISCVRRRYSEFVWLRQKLQANSLLMVQLPVLPPKNPFFSLNNGQQITERMKGLQKFLENIVQNPLLLSDSCLHLFLQSQLSVSKMQACASGRTRYSVAQAVKDCGLRRFHSEEDLQKDLSMSCDSDSDSSECRDPEPRIKNLTIIKSQSAGLLDLMESSQEETLSSSSGST, encoded by the exons ATGAGAGAAGAAAGTGACAATGCTGTGAGTCAG ATCGTCAGTGTCTGGGTGCGGGACCCGCGGATACAAAAGAATGACTTCTGGCATGCCTACATAGACTATGAAATCTGTTTACAT ACCGACAGCGTGTGCTTCACCAAGAAGATCTCGTGTGTGAGAAGGAGGTACAGTGAGTTTGTATGGCTGAGGCAGAAGCTACAAGCAAATTCACTGCTAAT GGTACAGCTTCCAGTGCTGCCTCCAAAGAACCCCTTCTTCAGCCTGAACAACGGCCAACAGATCACTGAGCGCATGAAAGGGCTCCAGAAGTTTTTGGAAAA CATCGTCCAGAATCCTCTGCTGTTGTCCGACAGCTGCCTGCATCTGTTCCTGCAGTCACAGCTCAGTGTGTCCAAGATGCAGGCCTGTGCTTCTGGAAGGACCCGCTACTCTGTGGCACAGGCGGTCAAGGACTGCGGCTTGAGGCGATTCCACTCAGAAGAGGATCTGCAGAAAGACCTCAGCATGTCCTGTGACTCTGACTCAGACAG CTCGGAGTGTAGAGATCCAGAACCTCGGATTAAGAATTTGACGATAATCAAATCACAGAGCGCAGGTTTGCTTGATCTCATGGAAAGCAGTCAGGAGGAAACCCTCAGCTCCTCGTCTGGTTCTACATGA
- the snx10b gene encoding sorting nexin-10B isoform X3 — MREESDNAQIVSVWVRDPRIQKNDFWHAYIDYEICLHTDSVCFTKKISCVRRRYSEFVWLRQKLQANSLLMVQLPVLPPKNPFFSLNNGQQITERMKGLQKFLENIVQNPLLLSDSCLHLFLQSQLSVSKMQACASGRTRYSVAQAVKDCGLRRFHSEEDLQKDLSMSCDSDSDSSECRDPEPRIKNLTIIKSQSAGLLDLMESSQEETLSSSSGST; from the exons ATGAGAGAAGAAAGTGACAATGCT CAGATCGTCAGTGTCTGGGTGCGGGACCCGCGGATACAAAAGAATGACTTCTGGCATGCCTACATAGACTATGAAATCTGTTTACAT ACCGACAGCGTGTGCTTCACCAAGAAGATCTCGTGTGTGAGAAGGAGGTACAGTGAGTTTGTATGGCTGAGGCAGAAGCTACAAGCAAATTCACTGCTAAT GGTACAGCTTCCAGTGCTGCCTCCAAAGAACCCCTTCTTCAGCCTGAACAACGGCCAACAGATCACTGAGCGCATGAAAGGGCTCCAGAAGTTTTTGGAAAA CATCGTCCAGAATCCTCTGCTGTTGTCCGACAGCTGCCTGCATCTGTTCCTGCAGTCACAGCTCAGTGTGTCCAAGATGCAGGCCTGTGCTTCTGGAAGGACCCGCTACTCTGTGGCACAGGCGGTCAAGGACTGCGGCTTGAGGCGATTCCACTCAGAAGAGGATCTGCAGAAAGACCTCAGCATGTCCTGTGACTCTGACTCAGACAG CTCGGAGTGTAGAGATCCAGAACCTCGGATTAAGAATTTGACGATAATCAAATCACAGAGCGCAGGTTTGCTTGATCTCATGGAAAGCAGTCAGGAGGAAACCCTCAGCTCCTCGTCTGGTTCTACATGA
- the snx10b gene encoding sorting nexin-10B isoform X1: MREESDNAVSQQIVSVWVRDPRIQKNDFWHAYIDYEICLHTDSVCFTKKISCVRRRYSEFVWLRQKLQANSLLMVQLPVLPPKNPFFSLNNGQQITERMKGLQKFLENIVQNPLLLSDSCLHLFLQSQLSVSKMQACASGRTRYSVAQAVKDCGLRRFHSEEDLQKDLSMSCDSDSDSSECRDPEPRIKNLTIIKSQSAGLLDLMESSQEETLSSSSGST, encoded by the exons ATGAGAGAAGAAAGTGACAATGCTGTGAGTCAG CAGATCGTCAGTGTCTGGGTGCGGGACCCGCGGATACAAAAGAATGACTTCTGGCATGCCTACATAGACTATGAAATCTGTTTACAT ACCGACAGCGTGTGCTTCACCAAGAAGATCTCGTGTGTGAGAAGGAGGTACAGTGAGTTTGTATGGCTGAGGCAGAAGCTACAAGCAAATTCACTGCTAAT GGTACAGCTTCCAGTGCTGCCTCCAAAGAACCCCTTCTTCAGCCTGAACAACGGCCAACAGATCACTGAGCGCATGAAAGGGCTCCAGAAGTTTTTGGAAAA CATCGTCCAGAATCCTCTGCTGTTGTCCGACAGCTGCCTGCATCTGTTCCTGCAGTCACAGCTCAGTGTGTCCAAGATGCAGGCCTGTGCTTCTGGAAGGACCCGCTACTCTGTGGCACAGGCGGTCAAGGACTGCGGCTTGAGGCGATTCCACTCAGAAGAGGATCTGCAGAAAGACCTCAGCATGTCCTGTGACTCTGACTCAGACAG CTCGGAGTGTAGAGATCCAGAACCTCGGATTAAGAATTTGACGATAATCAAATCACAGAGCGCAGGTTTGCTTGATCTCATGGAAAGCAGTCAGGAGGAAACCCTCAGCTCCTCGTCTGGTTCTACATGA
- the snx10b gene encoding sorting nexin-10B isoform X4, with protein MREESDNAIVSVWVRDPRIQKNDFWHAYIDYEICLHTDSVCFTKKISCVRRRYSEFVWLRQKLQANSLLMVQLPVLPPKNPFFSLNNGQQITERMKGLQKFLENIVQNPLLLSDSCLHLFLQSQLSVSKMQACASGRTRYSVAQAVKDCGLRRFHSEEDLQKDLSMSCDSDSDSSECRDPEPRIKNLTIIKSQSAGLLDLMESSQEETLSSSSGST; from the exons ATGAGAGAAGAAAGTGACAATGCT ATCGTCAGTGTCTGGGTGCGGGACCCGCGGATACAAAAGAATGACTTCTGGCATGCCTACATAGACTATGAAATCTGTTTACAT ACCGACAGCGTGTGCTTCACCAAGAAGATCTCGTGTGTGAGAAGGAGGTACAGTGAGTTTGTATGGCTGAGGCAGAAGCTACAAGCAAATTCACTGCTAAT GGTACAGCTTCCAGTGCTGCCTCCAAAGAACCCCTTCTTCAGCCTGAACAACGGCCAACAGATCACTGAGCGCATGAAAGGGCTCCAGAAGTTTTTGGAAAA CATCGTCCAGAATCCTCTGCTGTTGTCCGACAGCTGCCTGCATCTGTTCCTGCAGTCACAGCTCAGTGTGTCCAAGATGCAGGCCTGTGCTTCTGGAAGGACCCGCTACTCTGTGGCACAGGCGGTCAAGGACTGCGGCTTGAGGCGATTCCACTCAGAAGAGGATCTGCAGAAAGACCTCAGCATGTCCTGTGACTCTGACTCAGACAG CTCGGAGTGTAGAGATCCAGAACCTCGGATTAAGAATTTGACGATAATCAAATCACAGAGCGCAGGTTTGCTTGATCTCATGGAAAGCAGTCAGGAGGAAACCCTCAGCTCCTCGTCTGGTTCTACATGA